A single region of the Nomia melanderi isolate GNS246 chromosome 12, iyNomMela1, whole genome shotgun sequence genome encodes:
- the LOC116432156 gene encoding uncharacterized protein LOC116432156 isoform X1 has protein sequence MKESLVKREMKREWEESRVDENSARIAGSGNAATVTATAIEEQRQSAESGPRTVITARRHVRTITTAGHITENAAEPEADLGPDSPDANAMSANLQLQSQHRHQLRQQPAEQQHRQSQSRNYREADEQEQGEQQTAQHFAHISRSEGDLEQQHQQQHQQQHQQQHQQQHQQQHHRPGDQQRLPVVYLTSNGQEVKVEVSGTVEHGGALSVKESTRYETNDGPDRNEMEGMYVYATDGQQLRRENHGIAVHAQERRAHSSATQQRYSPRESGQPSGQSSGGNGSAAGRTYHHGSPLLVSSGEEYEAGTSVTSQSSASATAAASVAGTSVEAATGEGSETGTSAGTGTGDGAENATGSGTVQLGSSAAPAYSPPIVGDAGMHGSTPSGQQQAVQQQHRLVTGYADAVVEFAAAVANEKQVSSTYTTLETVAIPPSQAVQYAAQYIPSSDTFQQAPTYAYPKSGEQLILAYPPTGHLSARVAAVESPGSSYMKGDPTLAAAASRGVSLHYEQSTSPSPQMTLYSGGSGVYPYAKPTANAEYWTTPGTPSPPTFDGNQSYPGVTAISIGDATNMQLYSGGGYSVSAGAGGAPSPWSSLPISGSEENFDGTMITTEPKECPGCAGLTTIWKRDETGHYYCQNCLYVKPNGVNRPSMRCGKPKQTVAPTGVRKTGMQCANCRTCNTTLWRRNNNGEPVCNACGLYYKLHNVNRPLSMKKEGIQTRKRKPKNHSGLGGSLAGPSGIHKTEIKSSLLVDPLQLNVYGIGGSGNEGEGGCESRVDATETGMGTEMGTEMGSEMGSEMGSEMGSEMGIGIGIGIGTDSGIEGGNGGSEGRYPPVGTPTTMHLEHAHSPLALPTAAVLNRQTTLTVPPLEPIASQPSGDLISVITSTTAVHAERT, from the exons ATGAAGGAGAGCCTGGTGAAGCGAGAGATGAAACGCGAGTGGGAGGAGAGTCGAGTCGACGAGAACTCGGCCAGGATCGCTGGAAGCGGGAACGCGGCGACGGTAACGGCGACAGCGATCGAAGAGCAACGGCAATCGGCCGAGAGTGGCCCTCGGACGGTGATCACGGCTAGGAGACACGTGCGAACGATTACGACCGCCGGCCACATAACCGAGAACGCGGCCGAACCCGAAGCCGACCTCGGTCCCGATTCGCCGGACGCGAACGCGATGTCGGCCAATCTGCAGCTCCAGTCCCAACATCGGCATCAGCTCCGGCAACAACCGGCCGAACAACAGCATCGACAGTCGCAGTCGCGAAATTACCGAGAAGCGGACGAGCAGGAGCAAGGGGAGCAACAAACGGCGCAGCACTTTGCGCACATCTCTCGATCGGAAGGGGATCTCGAGCAGCAGCACCAGCAACAACACCAGCAACAACACCAGCAACAACACCAGCAACAACACCAGCAACAGCACCACCGCCCCGGGGACCAACAGCGACTGCCGGTCGTCTATTTGACGAGCAACGGACAGGAAGTGAAGGTCGAGGTTTCCGGAACGGTGGAGCACGGGGGTGCGCTGTCGGTGAAAGAGTCGACGAG GTACGAGACCAACGACGGACCCGATCGAAACGAGATGGAAGGCATGTACGTTTACGCGACCGACGGTCAACAGCTACGCAGGGAGAACCACGGAATCGCGGTCCACGCGCAAGAGAGACGGGCCCATTCGTCCGCGACCCAACAGAGGTACAGTCCGCGCGAGAGCGGACAGCCGAGCGGACAGTCGAGCGGAGGAAACGGCTCGGCGGCTGGCAGGACTTACCACCACGGGTCGCCGTTGCTGGTTTCGAGCGGCGAGGAATACGAGGCGGGTACGTCGGTGACGTCGCAGTCCAGCGCGTCGGCGACGGCGGCCGCGTCGGTGGCCGGTACCAGCGTCGAAGCTGCGACCGGGGAGGGGTCCGAAACCGGGACAAGCGCGGGCACCGGGACCGGCGACGGTGCGGAGAACGCGACCGGCTCCGGGACCGTTCAACTGGGTTCCAGTGCCGCCCCGGCGTATTCTCCGCCGATCGTCGGCGACGCCGGTATGCACGGATCGACGCCGAGCGGACAACAGCAAGCGGTCCAGCAACAGCACCGGCTGGTCACCGGATACGCGGACGCCGTCGTGGAATTCGCGGCGGCCGTCGCGAACGAGAAACAAGTGTCCAGCACCTACACCACGCTGGAGACGGTAGCGATACCGCCGTCGCAAGCCGTGCAGTACGCCGCGCAGTACATCCCGAGCAGCGATACCTTCCAACAGGCTCCGACGTACGCTTACCCCAAGTCCGGGGAGCAGCTGATTCTCGCGTATCCGCCGACCGGTCATCTGAGCGCGCGCGTCGCCGCG GTAGAATCGCCCGGTAGCAGTTACATGAAGGGCGACCCGACTCTCGCGGCCGCAGCGTCGCGCGGCGTGTCGCTTCACTACGAGCAATCGACCTCTCCGAGCCCTCAGATGACCTTGTacagcggcggcagcggcgtgTACCCGTACGCGAAACCGACCGCGAACGCGGAGTACTGGACCACCCCGGGGACACCGTCGCCGCCCACGTTCGACGGGAATCAGAGCTACCCAGGCGTCACTGCCATCTCGATCGGGGACGCGACCAACATGCAACTGTACTCGGGCGGAGGATACAGCGTGTCGGCCGGCGCCGGGGGCGCGCCCTCGCCGTGGAGCAGTTTGCCGATTTCCGGCTCGGAGGAGAACTTTGACGGCACCATGATCACCACCGAGCCGAAAGAGTGTCCCGGTTGCGCGGGCCTGACCACCATCTGGAAAAGGGACGAGACCGGTCATTATTACTGTCAGAACTGTCTCTACGTGAAACCCAACGGAGTGAACAGACCGAGCATGAGATGCGGCAAACCGAAACAAACGGTCGCTCCG ACAGGCGTGCGGAAAACGGGTATGCAATGCGCGAACTGCAGAACCTGCAACACCACCCTTTGGCGGCGAAACAACAATGGCGAGCCGGTGTGCAACGCCTGTGGACTCTACTACAAGCTGCACAAC GTAAACAGACCGCTCAGTATGAAGAAAGAGGGTATTCAGACGAGAAAGAGGAAACCCAAGAATCACTCGGGACTCGGCGGAAGTTTGGCCGGACCCAGCGGCATCCACAAGACCGAGATTAAGTCTAGCTTACTCG TGGACCCGTTGCAGTTGAACGTGTACGGGATCGGTGGCAGCGGTAATGAGGGAGAGGGCGGGTGCGAGAGCAGGGTCGACGCGACCGAAACCGGGATGGGGACGGAAATGGGCACCGAAATGGGGAGCGAAATGGGGAGCGAAATGGGGAGCGAAATGGGGAGCGAAATGGGAATCGGAATCGGGATCGGGATCGGGACCGATAGCGGAATCGAGGGAGGGAACGGGGGATCCGAAGGAAGGTATCCGCCTGTAGGTACACCGACAACGATGCATTTGGAACACGCGCACTCGCCTCTCGCATTGCCCACCGCCGCCGTTCTGAACCGTCAAACCACCCTTAC CGTGCCACCGCTAGAGCCAATCGCTAGTCAGCCCAGCGGCGACCTGATCTCAGTCATAACTTCTACGACGGCCGTCCACGCGGAGAGAACTTAA
- the LOC116432156 gene encoding uncharacterized protein LOC116432156 isoform X2, translated as MKESLVKREMKREWEESRVDENSARIAGSGNAATVTATAIEEQRQSAESGPRTVITARRHVRTITTAGHITENAAEPEADLGPDSPDANAMSANLQLQSQHRHQLRQQPAEQQHRQSQSRNYREADEQEQGEQQTAQHFAHISRSEGDLEQQHQQQHQQQHQQQHQQQHQQQHHRPGDQQRLPVVYLTSNGQEVKVEVSGTVEHGGALSVKESTRYETNDGPDRNEMEGMYVYATDGQQLRRENHGIAVHAQERRAHSSATQQRYSPRESGQPSGQSSGGNGSAAGRTYHHGSPLLVSSGEEYEAGTSVTSQSSASATAAASVAGTSVEAATGEGSETGTSAGTGTGDGAENATGSGTVQLGSSAAPAYSPPIVGDAGMHGSTPSGQQQAVQQQHRLVTGYADAVVEFAAAVANEKQVSSTYTTLETVAIPPSQAVQYAAQYIPSSDTFQQAPTYAYPKSGEQLILAYPPTGHLSARVAAVESPGSSYMKGDPTLAAAASRGVSLHYEQSTSPSPQMTLYSGGSGVYPYAKPTANAEYWTTPGTPSPPTFDGNQSYPGVTAISIGDATNMQLYSGGGYSVSAGAGGAPSPWSSLPISGSEENFDGTMITTEPKECPGCAGLTTIWKRDETGHYYCQNCLYVKPNGVNRPSMRCGKPKQTVAPTGVRKTGMQCANCRTCNTTLWRRNNNGEPVCNACGLYYKLHNVNRPLSMKKEGIQTRKRKPKNHSGLGGSLAGPSGIHKTEIKSSLLGESSRATARANR; from the exons ATGAAGGAGAGCCTGGTGAAGCGAGAGATGAAACGCGAGTGGGAGGAGAGTCGAGTCGACGAGAACTCGGCCAGGATCGCTGGAAGCGGGAACGCGGCGACGGTAACGGCGACAGCGATCGAAGAGCAACGGCAATCGGCCGAGAGTGGCCCTCGGACGGTGATCACGGCTAGGAGACACGTGCGAACGATTACGACCGCCGGCCACATAACCGAGAACGCGGCCGAACCCGAAGCCGACCTCGGTCCCGATTCGCCGGACGCGAACGCGATGTCGGCCAATCTGCAGCTCCAGTCCCAACATCGGCATCAGCTCCGGCAACAACCGGCCGAACAACAGCATCGACAGTCGCAGTCGCGAAATTACCGAGAAGCGGACGAGCAGGAGCAAGGGGAGCAACAAACGGCGCAGCACTTTGCGCACATCTCTCGATCGGAAGGGGATCTCGAGCAGCAGCACCAGCAACAACACCAGCAACAACACCAGCAACAACACCAGCAACAACACCAGCAACAGCACCACCGCCCCGGGGACCAACAGCGACTGCCGGTCGTCTATTTGACGAGCAACGGACAGGAAGTGAAGGTCGAGGTTTCCGGAACGGTGGAGCACGGGGGTGCGCTGTCGGTGAAAGAGTCGACGAG GTACGAGACCAACGACGGACCCGATCGAAACGAGATGGAAGGCATGTACGTTTACGCGACCGACGGTCAACAGCTACGCAGGGAGAACCACGGAATCGCGGTCCACGCGCAAGAGAGACGGGCCCATTCGTCCGCGACCCAACAGAGGTACAGTCCGCGCGAGAGCGGACAGCCGAGCGGACAGTCGAGCGGAGGAAACGGCTCGGCGGCTGGCAGGACTTACCACCACGGGTCGCCGTTGCTGGTTTCGAGCGGCGAGGAATACGAGGCGGGTACGTCGGTGACGTCGCAGTCCAGCGCGTCGGCGACGGCGGCCGCGTCGGTGGCCGGTACCAGCGTCGAAGCTGCGACCGGGGAGGGGTCCGAAACCGGGACAAGCGCGGGCACCGGGACCGGCGACGGTGCGGAGAACGCGACCGGCTCCGGGACCGTTCAACTGGGTTCCAGTGCCGCCCCGGCGTATTCTCCGCCGATCGTCGGCGACGCCGGTATGCACGGATCGACGCCGAGCGGACAACAGCAAGCGGTCCAGCAACAGCACCGGCTGGTCACCGGATACGCGGACGCCGTCGTGGAATTCGCGGCGGCCGTCGCGAACGAGAAACAAGTGTCCAGCACCTACACCACGCTGGAGACGGTAGCGATACCGCCGTCGCAAGCCGTGCAGTACGCCGCGCAGTACATCCCGAGCAGCGATACCTTCCAACAGGCTCCGACGTACGCTTACCCCAAGTCCGGGGAGCAGCTGATTCTCGCGTATCCGCCGACCGGTCATCTGAGCGCGCGCGTCGCCGCG GTAGAATCGCCCGGTAGCAGTTACATGAAGGGCGACCCGACTCTCGCGGCCGCAGCGTCGCGCGGCGTGTCGCTTCACTACGAGCAATCGACCTCTCCGAGCCCTCAGATGACCTTGTacagcggcggcagcggcgtgTACCCGTACGCGAAACCGACCGCGAACGCGGAGTACTGGACCACCCCGGGGACACCGTCGCCGCCCACGTTCGACGGGAATCAGAGCTACCCAGGCGTCACTGCCATCTCGATCGGGGACGCGACCAACATGCAACTGTACTCGGGCGGAGGATACAGCGTGTCGGCCGGCGCCGGGGGCGCGCCCTCGCCGTGGAGCAGTTTGCCGATTTCCGGCTCGGAGGAGAACTTTGACGGCACCATGATCACCACCGAGCCGAAAGAGTGTCCCGGTTGCGCGGGCCTGACCACCATCTGGAAAAGGGACGAGACCGGTCATTATTACTGTCAGAACTGTCTCTACGTGAAACCCAACGGAGTGAACAGACCGAGCATGAGATGCGGCAAACCGAAACAAACGGTCGCTCCG ACAGGCGTGCGGAAAACGGGTATGCAATGCGCGAACTGCAGAACCTGCAACACCACCCTTTGGCGGCGAAACAACAATGGCGAGCCGGTGTGCAACGCCTGTGGACTCTACTACAAGCTGCACAAC GTAAACAGACCGCTCAGTATGAAGAAAGAGGGTATTCAGACGAGAAAGAGGAAACCCAAGAATCACTCGGGACTCGGCGGAAGTTTGGCCGGACCCAGCGGCATCCACAAGACCGAGATTAAGTCTAGCTTACTCGGTGAGTCTTCG CGTGCCACCGCTAGAGCCAATCGCTAG
- the LOC116432156 gene encoding uncharacterized protein LOC116432156 isoform X4, whose protein sequence is MKESLVKREMKREWEESRVDENSARIAGSGNAATVTATAIEEQRQSAESGPRTVITARRHVRTITTAGHITENAAEPEADLGPDSPDANAMSANLQLQSQHRHQLRQQPAEQQHRQSQSRNYREADEQEQGEQQTAQHFAHISRSEGDLEQQHQQQHQQQHQQQHQQQHQQQHHRPGDQQRLPVVYLTSNGQEVKVEVSGTVEHGGALSVKESTRYETNDGPDRNEMEGMYVYATDGQQLRRENHGIAVHAQERRAHSSATQQRYSPRESGQPSGQSSGGNGSAAGRTYHHGSPLLVSSGEEYEAGTSVTSQSSASATAAASVAGTSVEAATGEGSETGTSAGTGTGDGAENATGSGTVQLGSSAAPAYSPPIVGDAGMHGSTPSGQQQAVQQQHRLVTGYADAVVEFAAAVANEKQVSSTYTTLETVAIPPSQAVQYAAQYIPSSDTFQQAPTYAYPKSGEQLILAYPPTGHLSARVAAVESPGSSYMKGDPTLAAAASRGVSLHYEQSTSPSPQMTLYSGGSGVYPYAKPTANAEYWTTPGTPSPPTFDGNQSYPGVTAISIGDATNMQLYSGGGYSVSAGAGGAPSPWSSLPISGSEENFDGTMITTEPKECPGCAGLTTIWKRDETGHYYCQNCLYVKPNGVNRPSMRCGKPKQTVAPTGVRKTGMQCANCRTCNTTLWRRNNNGEPVCNACGLYYKLHNVNRPLSMKKEGIQTRKRKPKNHSGLGGSLAGPSGIHKTEIKSSLLACHR, encoded by the exons ATGAAGGAGAGCCTGGTGAAGCGAGAGATGAAACGCGAGTGGGAGGAGAGTCGAGTCGACGAGAACTCGGCCAGGATCGCTGGAAGCGGGAACGCGGCGACGGTAACGGCGACAGCGATCGAAGAGCAACGGCAATCGGCCGAGAGTGGCCCTCGGACGGTGATCACGGCTAGGAGACACGTGCGAACGATTACGACCGCCGGCCACATAACCGAGAACGCGGCCGAACCCGAAGCCGACCTCGGTCCCGATTCGCCGGACGCGAACGCGATGTCGGCCAATCTGCAGCTCCAGTCCCAACATCGGCATCAGCTCCGGCAACAACCGGCCGAACAACAGCATCGACAGTCGCAGTCGCGAAATTACCGAGAAGCGGACGAGCAGGAGCAAGGGGAGCAACAAACGGCGCAGCACTTTGCGCACATCTCTCGATCGGAAGGGGATCTCGAGCAGCAGCACCAGCAACAACACCAGCAACAACACCAGCAACAACACCAGCAACAACACCAGCAACAGCACCACCGCCCCGGGGACCAACAGCGACTGCCGGTCGTCTATTTGACGAGCAACGGACAGGAAGTGAAGGTCGAGGTTTCCGGAACGGTGGAGCACGGGGGTGCGCTGTCGGTGAAAGAGTCGACGAG GTACGAGACCAACGACGGACCCGATCGAAACGAGATGGAAGGCATGTACGTTTACGCGACCGACGGTCAACAGCTACGCAGGGAGAACCACGGAATCGCGGTCCACGCGCAAGAGAGACGGGCCCATTCGTCCGCGACCCAACAGAGGTACAGTCCGCGCGAGAGCGGACAGCCGAGCGGACAGTCGAGCGGAGGAAACGGCTCGGCGGCTGGCAGGACTTACCACCACGGGTCGCCGTTGCTGGTTTCGAGCGGCGAGGAATACGAGGCGGGTACGTCGGTGACGTCGCAGTCCAGCGCGTCGGCGACGGCGGCCGCGTCGGTGGCCGGTACCAGCGTCGAAGCTGCGACCGGGGAGGGGTCCGAAACCGGGACAAGCGCGGGCACCGGGACCGGCGACGGTGCGGAGAACGCGACCGGCTCCGGGACCGTTCAACTGGGTTCCAGTGCCGCCCCGGCGTATTCTCCGCCGATCGTCGGCGACGCCGGTATGCACGGATCGACGCCGAGCGGACAACAGCAAGCGGTCCAGCAACAGCACCGGCTGGTCACCGGATACGCGGACGCCGTCGTGGAATTCGCGGCGGCCGTCGCGAACGAGAAACAAGTGTCCAGCACCTACACCACGCTGGAGACGGTAGCGATACCGCCGTCGCAAGCCGTGCAGTACGCCGCGCAGTACATCCCGAGCAGCGATACCTTCCAACAGGCTCCGACGTACGCTTACCCCAAGTCCGGGGAGCAGCTGATTCTCGCGTATCCGCCGACCGGTCATCTGAGCGCGCGCGTCGCCGCG GTAGAATCGCCCGGTAGCAGTTACATGAAGGGCGACCCGACTCTCGCGGCCGCAGCGTCGCGCGGCGTGTCGCTTCACTACGAGCAATCGACCTCTCCGAGCCCTCAGATGACCTTGTacagcggcggcagcggcgtgTACCCGTACGCGAAACCGACCGCGAACGCGGAGTACTGGACCACCCCGGGGACACCGTCGCCGCCCACGTTCGACGGGAATCAGAGCTACCCAGGCGTCACTGCCATCTCGATCGGGGACGCGACCAACATGCAACTGTACTCGGGCGGAGGATACAGCGTGTCGGCCGGCGCCGGGGGCGCGCCCTCGCCGTGGAGCAGTTTGCCGATTTCCGGCTCGGAGGAGAACTTTGACGGCACCATGATCACCACCGAGCCGAAAGAGTGTCCCGGTTGCGCGGGCCTGACCACCATCTGGAAAAGGGACGAGACCGGTCATTATTACTGTCAGAACTGTCTCTACGTGAAACCCAACGGAGTGAACAGACCGAGCATGAGATGCGGCAAACCGAAACAAACGGTCGCTCCG ACAGGCGTGCGGAAAACGGGTATGCAATGCGCGAACTGCAGAACCTGCAACACCACCCTTTGGCGGCGAAACAACAATGGCGAGCCGGTGTGCAACGCCTGTGGACTCTACTACAAGCTGCACAAC GTAAACAGACCGCTCAGTATGAAGAAAGAGGGTATTCAGACGAGAAAGAGGAAACCCAAGAATCACTCGGGACTCGGCGGAAGTTTGGCCGGACCCAGCGGCATCCACAAGACCGAGATTAAGTCTAGCTTACTCG CGTGCCACCGCTAG
- the LOC116432156 gene encoding uncharacterized protein LOC116432156 isoform X3: protein MKESLVKREMKREWEESRVDENSARIAGSGNAATVTATAIEEQRQSAESGPRTVITARRHVRTITTAGHITENAAEPEADLGPDSPDANAMSANLQLQSQHRHQLRQQPAEQQHRQSQSRNYREADEQEQGEQQTAQHFAHISRSEGDLEQQHQQQHQQQHQQQHQQQHQQQHHRPGDQQRLPVVYLTSNGQEVKVEVSGTVEHGGALSVKESTRYETNDGPDRNEMEGMYVYATDGQQLRRENHGIAVHAQERRAHSSATQQRYSPRESGQPSGQSSGGNGSAAGRTYHHGSPLLVSSGEEYEAGTSVTSQSSASATAAASVAGTSVEAATGEGSETGTSAGTGTGDGAENATGSGTVQLGSSAAPAYSPPIVGDAGMHGSTPSGQQQAVQQQHRLVTGYADAVVEFAAAVANEKQVSSTYTTLETVAIPPSQAVQYAAQYIPSSDTFQQAPTYAYPKSGEQLILAYPPTGHLSARVAAVESPGSSYMKGDPTLAAAASRGVSLHYEQSTSPSPQMTLYSGGSGVYPYAKPTANAEYWTTPGTPSPPTFDGNQSYPGVTAISIGDATNMQLYSGGGYSVSAGAGGAPSPWSSLPISGSEENFDGTMITTEPKECPGCAGLTTIWKRDETGHYYCQNCLYVKPNGVNRPSMRCGKPKQTVAPTGVRKTGMQCANCRTCNTTLWRRNNNGEPVCNACGLYYKLHNVNRPLSMKKEGIQTRKRKPKNHSGLGGSLAGPSGIHKTEIKSSLLGESSWTRCS from the exons ATGAAGGAGAGCCTGGTGAAGCGAGAGATGAAACGCGAGTGGGAGGAGAGTCGAGTCGACGAGAACTCGGCCAGGATCGCTGGAAGCGGGAACGCGGCGACGGTAACGGCGACAGCGATCGAAGAGCAACGGCAATCGGCCGAGAGTGGCCCTCGGACGGTGATCACGGCTAGGAGACACGTGCGAACGATTACGACCGCCGGCCACATAACCGAGAACGCGGCCGAACCCGAAGCCGACCTCGGTCCCGATTCGCCGGACGCGAACGCGATGTCGGCCAATCTGCAGCTCCAGTCCCAACATCGGCATCAGCTCCGGCAACAACCGGCCGAACAACAGCATCGACAGTCGCAGTCGCGAAATTACCGAGAAGCGGACGAGCAGGAGCAAGGGGAGCAACAAACGGCGCAGCACTTTGCGCACATCTCTCGATCGGAAGGGGATCTCGAGCAGCAGCACCAGCAACAACACCAGCAACAACACCAGCAACAACACCAGCAACAACACCAGCAACAGCACCACCGCCCCGGGGACCAACAGCGACTGCCGGTCGTCTATTTGACGAGCAACGGACAGGAAGTGAAGGTCGAGGTTTCCGGAACGGTGGAGCACGGGGGTGCGCTGTCGGTGAAAGAGTCGACGAG GTACGAGACCAACGACGGACCCGATCGAAACGAGATGGAAGGCATGTACGTTTACGCGACCGACGGTCAACAGCTACGCAGGGAGAACCACGGAATCGCGGTCCACGCGCAAGAGAGACGGGCCCATTCGTCCGCGACCCAACAGAGGTACAGTCCGCGCGAGAGCGGACAGCCGAGCGGACAGTCGAGCGGAGGAAACGGCTCGGCGGCTGGCAGGACTTACCACCACGGGTCGCCGTTGCTGGTTTCGAGCGGCGAGGAATACGAGGCGGGTACGTCGGTGACGTCGCAGTCCAGCGCGTCGGCGACGGCGGCCGCGTCGGTGGCCGGTACCAGCGTCGAAGCTGCGACCGGGGAGGGGTCCGAAACCGGGACAAGCGCGGGCACCGGGACCGGCGACGGTGCGGAGAACGCGACCGGCTCCGGGACCGTTCAACTGGGTTCCAGTGCCGCCCCGGCGTATTCTCCGCCGATCGTCGGCGACGCCGGTATGCACGGATCGACGCCGAGCGGACAACAGCAAGCGGTCCAGCAACAGCACCGGCTGGTCACCGGATACGCGGACGCCGTCGTGGAATTCGCGGCGGCCGTCGCGAACGAGAAACAAGTGTCCAGCACCTACACCACGCTGGAGACGGTAGCGATACCGCCGTCGCAAGCCGTGCAGTACGCCGCGCAGTACATCCCGAGCAGCGATACCTTCCAACAGGCTCCGACGTACGCTTACCCCAAGTCCGGGGAGCAGCTGATTCTCGCGTATCCGCCGACCGGTCATCTGAGCGCGCGCGTCGCCGCG GTAGAATCGCCCGGTAGCAGTTACATGAAGGGCGACCCGACTCTCGCGGCCGCAGCGTCGCGCGGCGTGTCGCTTCACTACGAGCAATCGACCTCTCCGAGCCCTCAGATGACCTTGTacagcggcggcagcggcgtgTACCCGTACGCGAAACCGACCGCGAACGCGGAGTACTGGACCACCCCGGGGACACCGTCGCCGCCCACGTTCGACGGGAATCAGAGCTACCCAGGCGTCACTGCCATCTCGATCGGGGACGCGACCAACATGCAACTGTACTCGGGCGGAGGATACAGCGTGTCGGCCGGCGCCGGGGGCGCGCCCTCGCCGTGGAGCAGTTTGCCGATTTCCGGCTCGGAGGAGAACTTTGACGGCACCATGATCACCACCGAGCCGAAAGAGTGTCCCGGTTGCGCGGGCCTGACCACCATCTGGAAAAGGGACGAGACCGGTCATTATTACTGTCAGAACTGTCTCTACGTGAAACCCAACGGAGTGAACAGACCGAGCATGAGATGCGGCAAACCGAAACAAACGGTCGCTCCG ACAGGCGTGCGGAAAACGGGTATGCAATGCGCGAACTGCAGAACCTGCAACACCACCCTTTGGCGGCGAAACAACAATGGCGAGCCGGTGTGCAACGCCTGTGGACTCTACTACAAGCTGCACAAC GTAAACAGACCGCTCAGTATGAAGAAAGAGGGTATTCAGACGAGAAAGAGGAAACCCAAGAATCACTCGGGACTCGGCGGAAGTTTGGCCGGACCCAGCGGCATCCACAAGACCGAGATTAAGTCTAGCTTACTCGGTGAGTCTTCG TGGACCCGTTGCAGTTGA